From a single Mobula birostris isolate sMobBir1 chromosome 13, sMobBir1.hap1, whole genome shotgun sequence genomic region:
- the LOC140208201 gene encoding probable G-protein coupled receptor 139, with protein MLETIYRVRKIWYMVIAVIGVPVNLVAMVILSRGKCGLSTCTSRYLVAMATVDLLTIVFEIILWRISYYYFPGTFLDITPVCSAISALGMATMDCSVWFTVTFTFDRFVAICCRKRKAKYCTEKTAAVVITTTGVLLCFKHIPYFFTYRPIKVIDNMPWDCIRKPSFYMNPGWVGYDWVTTVLTPILPFVLILLFNALTVRHILVTSRVRKGLRGQSKVENRSDPEMESRRRSVILHLTISGSFIILWSVNVAEFLYSTIGGLDQNNYNDSEFIFQHFGEILLILSCCTNTFIYGLAQSQFRQQFIRTAKYPLSSIIQLINKQNI; from the exons ATGCTTGAAACTATTTACCGTGTGAGAAAGATATGGTACATGGTCATTGCCGTTATTGGTGTTCCCG tgaatttagtggcgatggtgatcctgtcccggggaaagtgcggcctctccacctgcaccTCGCgttacctggtggccatggcaacggTGGATCTACTAACCATCGTGTTTGAGATCATATTGTGGAGGATcagttattattacttccccgggactttcctggacatcactCCCGTGTGCAGTGCGATCTCTGCCCTTGGAATGGCAACAatggactgttctgtctggttcactgtcacttttacgtttgatcggtttgtcgccatctgtTGCCGGAAGCGGAAAGCGAAGTATTGCACCgagaaaactgcggctgtggtcaTCACAACAACCGGCGTTCTCCTCTGTTTTAAACATATCCCCTACTTCTTTACATATCGCCCTATCAAAGTGATTGACAATATGCCCTGGGACTGTATTCGAAAGCCGAGCTTCTATATGAACCCAGGATGGGTGGGATATGACTGGGTTACTACGGTTCTAACACCAATACtcccgttcgtgttaatactcctgttcaacgctctgacagtcagacacattttagtgactagtcgcgtccgtaagggactgaggggtcagagcaaggtggagaaccgcagtgacccggagatggagagcaggaggaggtctgtgatcttacatctcaccatctccggaagcttcatcatcctgtggtcggtgaaTGTTGCCGAATTCCTTTATAGCACTATTGGcggattggatcagaataatTACAACGATTCGGAATTCATATTTCAACACTTCGGGGAAATACTGTTaatattaagttgctgcacaaacacgtttatttaTGGGTTAGCACAGTCCCAGTTCAGACAGCAGTTCATTAGAACAGCGAAATATCCGCTCTCATCAATTATTCAActaattaataaacaaaatatCTAA